A single Streptomyces mirabilis DNA region contains:
- a CDS encoding NADH-quinone oxidoreductase subunit A — protein MPEPTVVTATGAVVAAGYFQSYSVVGLLVVVGVLFVAVAFGAGRLLRPVVPTPEKLLTYECGVDPVGEGWAHTQVRYYVYAFLYVIFAVDSIFLFPWATVFAAPGYGAATLVEMFIFLGFLAVGLLYAYKKGVLTWT, from the coding sequence GTGCCGGAACCGACCGTTGTCACGGCAACCGGGGCCGTCGTCGCGGCGGGCTACTTCCAGTCGTACTCGGTCGTCGGACTGCTCGTCGTCGTCGGCGTGCTCTTCGTCGCCGTCGCCTTCGGGGCGGGCCGTCTGCTGCGGCCGGTGGTCCCGACCCCCGAGAAACTCCTGACGTACGAGTGCGGCGTCGATCCCGTCGGCGAGGGCTGGGCCCACACCCAGGTCCGCTACTACGTCTACGCCTTCCTCTACGTCATCTTCGCCGTCGACTCGATCTTCCTCTTCCCCTGGGCGACCGTCTTCGCCGCGCCCGGCTACGGCGCGGCCACCCTCGTGGAGATGTTCATCTTCCTCGGCTTCCTGGCCGTGGGCCTGCTGTACGCATACAAGAAGGGCGTCCTGACATGGACGTGA
- a CDS encoding sensor histidine kinase has translation MTERIIPVGPLGPSDTPQASDIPGLLDASDIPDGSADGDRLPPPRFALGRQTWKEIAHLLANLPVSIFGFVYVVTLVSTGAGLAVTVIGLPLLAGGLRGTRLLGRMERARARKLLGVRIDEPSPMPVRGTGFFPWLWSSLRDPVAWRTVLYDFIRLPWGIVTFTVTLTSLFLLWPVLPFLARGLTNVDRAMVRGLLSPSDELERRIAELESDRGVVVDTAAADLRRIERDLHDGAQARLVNLAMGLGLAKEKLLEGQADETVAAMVDEAHGEVKLALQELRDLARGIHPAVLTDRGLDAALSSVASRCTVPVKVTADLPTRPAAAIEGIAYFTVSELLQNVSKHSGARTASVDVWRSDERLLIQVQDDGRGGAALDGGTGMAGLADRLGAVDGLFVVDSPPGGPTTITAELPWRDRGDGQG, from the coding sequence ATGACCGAACGCATCATCCCTGTCGGCCCCCTCGGCCCGTCGGACACGCCGCAAGCCTCGGACATACCGGGTCTACTAGATGCATCAGACATACCGGACGGGTCGGCCGACGGTGACCGGCTGCCTCCCCCACGCTTCGCCCTCGGCCGGCAGACCTGGAAGGAGATCGCGCACCTCCTCGCCAATCTGCCGGTCTCGATCTTCGGCTTCGTGTACGTCGTGACGCTCGTCTCCACGGGCGCGGGGCTGGCCGTGACGGTGATCGGGCTGCCGCTGCTCGCGGGCGGGCTGCGGGGCACACGGCTGCTGGGCCGGATGGAGCGGGCACGGGCGCGCAAACTGCTCGGCGTGCGGATCGACGAGCCGAGCCCGATGCCGGTGCGCGGGACGGGCTTCTTTCCCTGGTTGTGGTCGAGCCTGCGGGACCCGGTGGCCTGGCGGACGGTGCTGTACGACTTCATCCGGCTGCCGTGGGGCATCGTCACCTTCACGGTCACGCTGACGTCGTTGTTCCTGCTGTGGCCGGTGCTGCCGTTCCTCGCGCGGGGGCTGACGAACGTGGACCGGGCCATGGTGCGCGGGCTGCTGTCTCCCTCGGACGAGTTGGAGCGGCGCATCGCCGAGCTGGAGTCGGACCGGGGGGTCGTGGTCGACACGGCAGCGGCGGACCTGCGGCGCATCGAGCGGGATCTGCACGACGGGGCGCAGGCGCGGCTCGTCAATCTCGCGATGGGGCTCGGTCTGGCCAAGGAGAAGCTCCTCGAGGGCCAGGCCGACGAGACCGTCGCGGCCATGGTCGACGAGGCGCACGGCGAGGTGAAGCTGGCCCTGCAGGAGCTGCGCGATCTGGCCCGCGGCATCCATCCCGCGGTCCTCACCGACCGGGGCCTCGACGCGGCGCTGTCGTCGGTCGCCTCGCGCTGCACCGTGCCGGTGAAGGTGACGGCCGACCTCCCGACGAGACCGGCCGCCGCCATCGAGGGCATCGCCTACTTCACCGTGTCCGAGCTGTTGCAGAACGTCAGCAAGCACAGCGGGGCGCGCACCGCGTCCGTCGACGTGTGGCGGTCGGACGAGCGGCTGCTCATACAGGTCCAGGACGACGGCCGCGGCGGGGCCGCCCTCGACGGCGGTACGGGGATGGCGGGGCTCGCGGACCGGCTGGGCGCGGTGGACGGGCTGTTCGTCGTCGACTCACCGCCCGGCGGACCGACCACCATCACGGCGGAGCTGCCCTGGCGGGACCGGGGGGATGGGCAGGGCTGA
- a CDS encoding sensor histidine kinase, producing the protein MATEYGQGYGYPSGPGFHEAGAEERRHRLPAPLRAPIEARSWREFGYVMSGLPVGILMFTFAVTMFSLGMGLLVTFLGIPVLAAALAGVLGFGALERARARGLLGIEVAAPEPLRVRKHGAMAWMGAILKNGSAWRHLLYSVVQFPWSVFSFVVTLSFWAYGWAMLTYPLWFWLFPVYGGQGGLQLYGDGTHRIYLDNPFEITVTALLGLLITMATPWIVRALTTVDRVMVAGLLGPSRLASRVVELESDRGVVVDTAAADLRRIERDLHDGAQARLVNLAMGLGLAKEKLTEDPRAAARMVDEAHGEVKTALQELRDLARGIHPAVLTDRGLDAALSSVASRCTVPVQVDVDLPARPMPAIEGIAYFTVSELLQNISKHARATRAMVDVWRVENRLMLQVVDDGVGGADVSGGSGLAGLAERLDAVDGVLVVDSPVGGPTRITAELPWRG; encoded by the coding sequence ATGGCGACGGAGTACGGACAGGGGTACGGGTACCCGAGCGGGCCCGGATTCCACGAGGCGGGTGCCGAGGAGCGGCGGCACCGTCTCCCGGCACCGCTGCGGGCGCCGATCGAGGCGCGCAGCTGGCGCGAGTTCGGCTATGTGATGTCGGGCCTGCCGGTCGGCATCCTCATGTTCACCTTCGCCGTCACAATGTTCTCGCTCGGCATGGGGCTGCTGGTCACCTTCCTGGGGATCCCGGTGCTCGCCGCGGCCCTCGCCGGCGTCCTCGGGTTCGGCGCGCTGGAGCGGGCGCGGGCGCGCGGGTTGCTCGGGATCGAGGTGGCCGCGCCGGAGCCCCTGCGGGTGCGCAAGCACGGGGCGATGGCGTGGATGGGGGCGATCCTCAAGAACGGTTCGGCGTGGCGGCATCTGCTGTACTCGGTGGTGCAGTTCCCGTGGTCGGTGTTCTCGTTCGTGGTGACCCTGAGTTTCTGGGCGTACGGCTGGGCGATGCTGACGTATCCGCTGTGGTTCTGGCTGTTCCCCGTATACGGCGGGCAGGGCGGCCTCCAGCTCTACGGTGACGGCACACACCGCATCTACCTGGACAACCCCTTCGAGATCACCGTCACCGCGCTGCTGGGGCTGCTGATCACGATGGCCACGCCGTGGATCGTGCGGGCGCTGACCACGGTGGACCGGGTGATGGTGGCGGGGCTGCTCGGGCCGTCGCGGCTGGCGAGCCGGGTGGTCGAGCTGGAGTCGGACCGGGGGGTCGTGGTCGACACGGCCGCGGCGGACCTGCGGCGCATCGAGCGGGATCTGCACGACGGGGCGCAGGCGCGGCTCGTCAACCTCGCGATGGGGCTCGGTCTGGCCAAGGAGAAGCTCACGGAGGATCCGCGGGCGGCGGCGCGGATGGTGGACGAGGCACACGGTGAGGTGAAGACGGCGCTGCAAGAGCTGCGGGATCTGGCACGTGGGATTCATCCGGCCGTGCTGACCGATCGTGGGCTGGATGCGGCGCTGTCTTCCGTGGCCTCGCGGTGCACCGTGCCGGTGCAGGTGGATGTGGATCTTCCCGCTCGGCCGATGCCGGCGATCGAGGGGATCGCGTACTTCACCGTCTCCGAGCTGCTGCAGAACATCAGTAAGCATGCGCGGGCGACGCGGGCCATGGTCGATGTGTGGCGGGTCGAGAACCGGTTGATGCTTCAGGTTGTCGACGATGGTGTGGGTGGGGCCGATGTTTCCGGTGGGTCCGGGCTTGCGGGGCTGGCGGAGCGGCTCGATGCGGTGGACGGGGTTCTGGTGGTGGACTCTCCTGTGGGTGGGCCCACTCGGATTACTGCGGAGTTGCCCTGGCGGGGGTGA
- a CDS encoding response regulator transcription factor, translating to MVWGPRIVEDRVRVVIAEDSVLLREGLTRLLTDRGHDVVAGVGDGDALIKTINDLAAQDSLPDVVVADVRMPPTHTDEGVKAAVQLRKQHPGVGVLVLSQYVEERYATELLAGSTRGVGYLLKDRVAEVREFVDAVVRVAQGGTALDPEVVAQLLGRSRKQDVLAGLTPREREVLGLMAEGRTNSAIARQLVVSDGAVEKHVSNIFLKLGLSPSDGDHRRVLAVLTYLNS from the coding sequence ATGGTGTGGGGGCCGAGAATCGTGGAGGACAGGGTGCGGGTGGTCATCGCCGAGGATTCAGTGCTGCTCAGGGAGGGCCTGACCCGGTTGTTGACCGACCGCGGGCACGACGTCGTGGCCGGTGTCGGAGACGGCGACGCGCTGATCAAGACGATCAACGACCTGGCGGCCCAGGACTCGCTGCCGGACGTCGTGGTCGCGGACGTACGGATGCCGCCGACGCACACCGACGAGGGTGTGAAGGCGGCCGTACAGCTGCGCAAGCAGCACCCGGGGGTGGGGGTGCTGGTGCTGTCGCAGTACGTGGAGGAGCGCTACGCCACCGAACTGCTGGCCGGTTCGACCCGTGGCGTCGGCTACCTGCTCAAGGACCGCGTCGCGGAGGTGCGCGAGTTCGTGGACGCGGTGGTGCGGGTGGCCCAGGGGGGTACCGCGCTGGACCCGGAAGTGGTCGCGCAGCTGCTCGGGCGCAGTCGTAAGCAGGACGTACTGGCCGGGCTCACCCCGCGGGAGCGGGAGGTCCTAGGACTTATGGCCGAGGGACGCACCAACTCGGCGATCGCGCGGCAGCTCGTGGTGAGTGACGGGGCGGTCGAGAAGCACGTCAGCAATATCTTCCTGAAACTCGGGCTTTCCCCGAGCGACGGCGATCACCGGCGTGTTCTCGCGGTCCTCACCTATCTGAACTCCTGA
- a CDS encoding 2-oxoacid:acceptor oxidoreductase subunit alpha — MTSQVSSPAEQADEAVVGEQRKPAGAKETRRLDRVIIRFAGDSGDGMQLTGDRFTSETASFGNDLSTLPNFPAEIRAPAGTLPGVSSFQLHFADHDILTPGDAPNVLVAMNPAALKANIGDVPRGAEIIVNTDEFTKRAMAKVGYAASPLEDGSLDAYAVHPVPLTTMTVEALKEFELSRKEAERSKNMFALGLLSWMYHRPTEGTEKFLRTKFAKKPEIAAANIAAFRAGWNFGETTEDFAVSYEVAPAAKTFPTGTYRNISGNLALSYGLIAASKQADLPLYLGSYPITPASDILHELSRHKNFGVRTFQAEDEIAGIGAALGAAFGGSLAVTTTSGPGVALKSETIGLAVSLELPLLVIDIQRGGPSTGLPTKTEQADLLQAMYGRNGEAPVPVVAPCTPADCFDAALEAARIALIYRTPVLLLSDGYLANGSEPWRIPEVDELPDLRVQFAQGPNHTLDDGTEVFWPYKRDPGTLARPWAIPGTPGLEHRIGGIEKQDGTGNISYDPANHDFMVRTRQAKIDGIDVPDIEVDDPSGEANTLVLGWGSTYGPITAAVRRLRAAGENIAQAHLRHLNPFPQNLGAVLRRYEKVVIPEMNLGQLATLVRAKYLVDAHSYNQVNGMPFKAEQLATALKEAIDG; from the coding sequence GTGACCAGCCAGGTCAGTAGCCCAGCGGAGCAGGCCGACGAAGCCGTCGTAGGAGAACAGCGCAAACCGGCGGGGGCAAAGGAAACACGCCGGCTCGACCGGGTGATCATCCGGTTCGCGGGTGACTCCGGTGATGGAATGCAACTCACCGGCGATCGCTTCACCTCCGAGACGGCGTCCTTCGGCAACGATCTTTCGACGCTGCCGAACTTCCCCGCCGAAATCCGAGCGCCCGCAGGCACACTGCCGGGCGTTTCTTCATTTCAGCTGCATTTCGCGGACCATGACATCCTCACGCCCGGTGACGCGCCGAATGTGCTGGTGGCCATGAATCCGGCGGCACTCAAGGCGAACATCGGCGATGTGCCGCGCGGCGCGGAGATCATCGTCAACACGGACGAGTTCACTAAGCGGGCGATGGCGAAGGTCGGTTACGCGGCCAGCCCGCTGGAGGACGGTTCGCTGGACGCGTACGCCGTCCATCCGGTCCCGCTGACGACGATGACGGTCGAGGCGCTCAAGGAGTTCGAGCTGTCCCGCAAGGAGGCCGAGCGCAGCAAGAACATGTTCGCGCTGGGTCTGCTGTCCTGGATGTACCACCGGCCCACCGAGGGCACCGAGAAGTTCCTGCGGACCAAGTTCGCGAAGAAGCCCGAGATCGCCGCCGCCAACATCGCCGCGTTCCGGGCGGGCTGGAACTTCGGCGAGACGACCGAGGACTTCGCGGTCTCCTACGAGGTCGCCCCGGCCGCCAAGACCTTCCCGACCGGCACCTACCGCAACATCTCCGGGAACCTGGCCCTGTCGTACGGCCTGATCGCCGCCTCCAAACAGGCGGACCTGCCCCTCTACCTGGGCTCCTACCCGATCACCCCGGCCTCCGACATCCTGCACGAGCTGAGCCGGCACAAGAACTTCGGCGTGCGCACCTTCCAGGCCGAGGACGAGATCGCGGGCATCGGCGCCGCCCTGGGCGCGGCCTTCGGCGGCTCCCTCGCCGTCACCACCACCTCCGGGCCGGGCGTGGCACTGAAATCGGAGACCATCGGGCTCGCGGTCTCCCTCGAACTGCCGCTCCTGGTCATCGACATCCAGCGCGGCGGGCCCTCCACGGGTCTGCCGACGAAGACGGAGCAGGCGGACCTGCTCCAGGCGATGTACGGGCGCAACGGAGAGGCCCCGGTCCCGGTGGTCGCCCCGTGCACACCGGCCGACTGCTTCGACGCCGCCCTGGAGGCGGCCCGGATCGCCCTCATCTACCGCACCCCCGTCCTCCTCCTCTCCGACGGCTACCTGGCCAACGGCTCCGAGCCGTGGCGGATCCCGGAGGTCGACGAACTCCCGGACCTGCGGGTGCAGTTCGCACAGGGTCCGAACCACACCCTGGACGACGGCACCGAGGTGTTCTGGCCGTACAAGCGCGACCCGGGGACCCTGGCCCGCCCCTGGGCGATCCCAGGCACACCGGGTCTCGAACACCGCATCGGCGGCATCGAGAAGCAGGACGGCACGGGCAACATCTCCTACGACCCCGCCAACCACGACTTCATGGTCCGCACCCGCCAGGCGAAGATCGACGGCATCGACGTCCCGGACATCGAGGTCGACGACCCGTCCGGCGAGGCCAACACCCTGGTTCTGGGCTGGGGTTCGACGTACGGACCCATCACCGCGGCGGTACGGCGACTGCGGGCCGCCGGGGAGAACATCGCGCAGGCCCATCTGCGCCACCTCAACCCGTTCCCCCAGAACCTCGGCGCGGTGCTGAGGCGTTACGAGAAGGTGGTGATCCCCGAGATGAACCTCGGCCAGCTCGCCACGCTCGTCCGGGCGAAGTACCTGGTCGACGCGCACTCCTACAACCAGGTCAACGGCATGCCGTTCAAGGCCGAACAGCTCGCCACGGCGCTCAAGGAGGCCATCGATGGCTGA
- a CDS encoding 2-oxoacid:ferredoxin oxidoreductase subunit beta, protein MAETTTGSADTIEALTLVPKAEARQSMKDFKSDQEVRWCPGCGDYAVLAAVQGFMPELGLAKENIVFVSGIGCSSRFPYYMNTYGMHSIHGRAPAIATGLASSRRDLSVWVVTGDGDALSIGGNHLIHALRRNVNLKILLFNNRIYGLTKGQYSPTSEVGKITKSTPMGSLDAPFNPVSLAIGAEASFVARTVDSDRKHLTDVLRQAAAHPGTALVEIYQNCNIFNDGAFEVLKDKQQAEEAVIRLEHGQQIRFGADRAKGVVRDQLTGDLKVVAVTPENEAQILVHDAHSASPTTAFALSRLADPDTLHHTPIGVLRSVERPVYDTQMADQLDTAIEQNGKGDLATLLAGGDTWTVVG, encoded by the coding sequence ATGGCTGAGACGACCACAGGAAGCGCGGACACGATCGAGGCGCTCACTCTGGTGCCCAAGGCCGAGGCCAGGCAGTCCATGAAGGACTTCAAGTCCGATCAGGAAGTGCGCTGGTGCCCCGGTTGCGGTGACTACGCGGTCCTGGCCGCCGTGCAGGGCTTCATGCCCGAGCTCGGCCTCGCCAAGGAGAACATCGTCTTCGTGTCGGGCATCGGCTGCTCGTCCCGCTTCCCGTACTACATGAACACGTACGGCATGCACTCCATCCACGGCCGCGCGCCCGCCATCGCGACGGGGCTCGCCTCCAGCAGGCGGGACCTGAGTGTGTGGGTGGTGACCGGTGACGGGGATGCCCTCTCCATCGGCGGCAACCATCTGATCCACGCGCTGCGCCGCAACGTGAACCTGAAGATCCTGCTGTTCAACAACCGGATCTACGGCCTCACCAAGGGGCAGTACTCGCCGACCTCCGAGGTCGGCAAGATCACCAAGTCGACGCCGATGGGCTCGCTGGACGCGCCCTTCAACCCGGTGTCCCTGGCCATCGGCGCGGAGGCGTCCTTCGTGGCCCGGACCGTGGACTCCGACCGCAAGCACCTCACCGACGTACTGCGGCAGGCCGCCGCCCACCCGGGCACGGCGCTGGTGGAGATCTACCAGAACTGCAACATCTTCAACGACGGCGCTTTCGAGGTCCTCAAGGACAAGCAGCAGGCCGAAGAGGCGGTGATCCGCCTCGAACACGGGCAGCAGATCCGCTTCGGCGCGGACCGCGCCAAGGGTGTCGTACGTGATCAGCTGACCGGTGACCTGAAGGTCGTCGCCGTCACCCCGGAGAACGAGGCACAGATCCTGGTCCACGACGCCCACTCCGCGTCCCCGACCACGGCCTTCGCGCTCTCCCGGCTGGCCGACCCGGACACCCTGCACCACACCCCGATCGGCGTCCTGCGCTCCGTGGAGCGGCCGGTCTACGACACCCAGATGGCCGACCAGCTCGACACCGCCATCGAACAGAACGGCAAGGGCGACCTCGCGACGCTCCTCGCGGGCGGGGACACCTGGACGGTCGTCGGCTGA
- a CDS encoding winged helix-turn-helix transcriptional regulator, with amino-acid sequence MGVSAKAPAAVSKYDTGEAMCPYRLVLEHVTSRWGVLVLIELLDRPYRFSELRRAIGRVSEKMLTQTLQTLERDGLVHRDAKPVIPPRVDYSLTELGREAAEQVRALAVWTKDRMDDVEKSRHAYDEARASATRAPGTS; translated from the coding sequence ATGGGAGTAAGTGCAAAAGCGCCCGCGGCCGTCTCCAAGTACGACACCGGCGAGGCGATGTGCCCGTACCGCCTCGTCCTGGAGCACGTCACCAGCCGCTGGGGCGTGCTCGTGCTGATCGAGCTTCTCGACCGTCCCTACCGCTTCAGTGAGCTGCGCCGGGCGATCGGCCGGGTCAGCGAGAAGATGCTCACCCAGACTCTCCAGACCCTGGAGCGCGACGGTCTCGTCCACCGTGACGCGAAGCCCGTGATCCCGCCCCGCGTCGACTACTCGCTCACGGAACTGGGCCGCGAGGCCGCCGAGCAGGTGCGCGCGCTGGCCGTCTGGACCAAGGACCGGATGGACGACGTCGAGAAGTCCCGCCACGCGTACGACGAGGCCCGGGCGTCAGCCACCCGGGCCCCTGGAACTTCTTGA
- a CDS encoding SDR family oxidoreductase, which yields MSIVVTGATGHLGRHVIEGLLEKVPADQITAVVRDAEKAADFAARGVKIAVANYNEPETFGTLFTAGDKVLLISGNEFDKGRVAQHQVVLDAAKAAGVALFAYTSAPGTLTAALADDHKGTEKAILESGVPYALLRNGWYNENYTENLAPVLEYGAVTQAAGDGKVASATRADYAAAAVAVLTGEGHENKTYELSGDTAWSFAEYAALVAEQSGKEIVYNAVSVEALTGILTGAGLPGPLAAILAGVDASIEKGELAGTSGDLSRLTGRPTTPVAESIAAALKG from the coding sequence ATGAGCATCGTCGTCACCGGAGCCACCGGACACCTCGGCCGCCACGTCATCGAGGGGCTGCTGGAGAAGGTTCCGGCCGACCAGATCACCGCCGTCGTCCGCGACGCGGAGAAGGCCGCCGACTTCGCGGCCCGCGGTGTGAAGATCGCGGTCGCCAACTACAACGAGCCCGAGACCTTCGGAACCCTCTTCACCGCCGGCGACAAGGTGCTGCTCATCTCCGGCAACGAGTTCGACAAGGGCCGCGTGGCCCAGCACCAGGTCGTCCTGGACGCCGCCAAGGCCGCCGGGGTCGCGCTCTTCGCGTACACCAGCGCCCCGGGCACCCTCACCGCCGCCCTCGCCGACGACCACAAGGGCACCGAGAAGGCGATCCTGGAGTCGGGTGTGCCCTACGCCCTGCTGCGCAACGGCTGGTACAACGAGAACTACACCGAGAACCTCGCCCCGGTTCTCGAGTACGGCGCCGTCACCCAGGCCGCCGGCGACGGCAAGGTCGCCTCCGCCACCCGCGCCGACTACGCGGCCGCCGCCGTGGCCGTACTGACCGGCGAGGGCCACGAGAACAAGACGTACGAGCTGAGCGGCGACACCGCGTGGAGCTTCGCCGAGTACGCCGCCCTGGTGGCCGAGCAGTCCGGCAAGGAGATCGTCTACAACGCCGTCTCCGTCGAGGCGCTCACCGGCATCCTGACCGGCGCCGGACTGCCCGGCCCCCTCGCCGCGATCCTGGCGGGCGTCGACGCGTCCATCGAGAAGGGCGAGCTCGCGGGCACCAGCGGTGACCTGTCCCGGTTGACCGGCCGCCCGACCACGCCGGTCGCCGAGTCGATCGCGGCGGCGCTGAAGGGCTGA
- the rarD gene encoding EamA family transporter RarD, which yields MGSGGPVGSTGPQISKAEQRIGLLNGFAAYGMWGLVPLFWPLLKPAGALEILAHRMVWSLAVVGVALLVMRRWAWLGELLRQPRKLALISVAAAVITINWGVYIWAVNSEHVVEASLGYFINPLVTIAMGVLLLKERLRPVQWAAVGVGFSAVLVLTIGYGRPPWISLTLAFSFATYGLVKKKVNLGGIESLAAETAIQFLPALAYLLWLGSSGGATFGTEGAGHATLLAATGVVTALPLVCFGAAAIRVPLSTLGLLQYLAPVFQFLLGILYFHEAMPLERWAGFALVWLALSLLTFDALRTARRAARALKAGAAGGAVAGVRSAAAVDAKS from the coding sequence ATGGGTTCCGGTGGCCCCGTCGGCTCGACGGGTCCCCAGATATCCAAGGCCGAGCAGCGCATCGGGCTCTTGAACGGCTTCGCCGCGTACGGCATGTGGGGGCTCGTTCCCCTCTTCTGGCCGCTGTTGAAGCCGGCCGGGGCCCTGGAGATCCTCGCCCACCGGATGGTGTGGTCCCTCGCCGTGGTCGGCGTCGCCCTGCTGGTGATGCGGCGCTGGGCCTGGCTCGGCGAGCTGCTGCGACAGCCGCGCAAGCTGGCGCTGATCAGCGTCGCGGCGGCCGTGATCACGATCAACTGGGGCGTCTACATCTGGGCCGTGAACAGCGAGCACGTCGTCGAGGCATCCCTCGGCTACTTCATCAACCCGCTCGTCACCATCGCCATGGGCGTCCTGCTGCTGAAGGAACGGCTGCGCCCCGTGCAGTGGGCGGCGGTCGGTGTCGGCTTCTCCGCGGTGCTCGTCCTCACCATCGGGTACGGCCGGCCACCGTGGATCTCCCTCACCCTCGCCTTCTCCTTCGCCACGTACGGGCTGGTGAAGAAGAAGGTCAACCTCGGCGGGATCGAGTCCCTCGCCGCCGAGACGGCGATCCAGTTCCTGCCCGCGCTCGCCTATCTGCTGTGGCTGGGTTCGAGCGGGGGCGCGACCTTCGGCACGGAGGGTGCGGGGCATGCGACGTTGCTCGCGGCGACGGGCGTGGTGACCGCGCTTCCGCTGGTCTGTTTCGGCGCGGCCGCGATACGGGTGCCGTTGTCCACACTGGGGCTGTTGCAGTACCTCGCCCCGGTGTTCCAGTTCCTGCTCGGCATCCTCTACTTCCACGAGGCCATGCCGCTGGAGCGGTGGGCCGGGTTCGCGCTGGTCTGGCTCGCGCTGTCGCTGCTCACCTTCGACGCGCTGCGGACCGCGCGGCGGGCGGCTCGGGCACTCAAGGCCGGGGCCGCCGGGGGTGCCGTTGCCGGCGTGCGGAGTGCCGCCGCCGTGGACGCCAAGTCGTAG
- a CDS encoding VOC family protein — MTPTPVHWKLVIDATDPHAQADFWAAALGYEVEDNSALVERLLGLGALPAEAAVDFHGRPAFRDLIAVRHPDDPYDKERGIGLGRRLLFQRAPEPKTVKNRLHLDLHPGEGRRADEVARLEGLGADVLRHVKEPAGEWVVMADPEGNEFCVQ; from the coding sequence ATGACGCCTACGCCCGTGCACTGGAAGCTGGTCATCGACGCCACCGACCCGCACGCCCAAGCCGACTTCTGGGCCGCCGCCCTCGGTTACGAGGTCGAGGACAACAGCGCGCTCGTCGAACGACTGCTGGGCCTCGGTGCCCTGCCGGCCGAGGCCGCCGTCGACTTCCACGGCCGCCCGGCCTTCCGGGACCTGATCGCCGTACGGCATCCGGACGACCCGTACGACAAGGAGCGCGGCATCGGGCTCGGGCGGCGCCTGCTCTTCCAGCGCGCCCCTGAGCCGAAGACCGTCAAGAACCGGCTCCATCTCGACCTGCACCCGGGCGAGGGCCGACGCGCGGACGAGGTCGCCCGGCTGGAGGGGCTGGGCGCGGACGTGCTGCGGCACGTGAAGGAACCGGCCGGCGAGTGGGTGGTGATGGCCGACCCGGAGGGGAACGAGTTCTGCGTGCAGTGA
- a CDS encoding M28 family metallopeptidase, with amino-acid sequence MKLSVPGRATGAVVVAAVTLLTTGAITGAAPAPTAAAAAPDIPVANVKAHLAQLQSIATANGGNRAHGRAGYKASIDYVKAKLDAAGFTTTLQQFTSSGRTGYNLIADWPGGDTNQVVMAGSHLDSVTAGPGINDNGSGSAAILETALAVSRAQYQPTKHLRFAWWGAEELGMVGSKYYVNSLSSANRAKISDYLNFDMIGSPNPGYFVYDDDPTIEKTFKDYFAGVGIATEPETEGDGRSDHSPFKNVGIPVGGLFSGADYIKTAAQAAKWGGTSGQAFDRCYHASCDTASNIDDTALNRNADALAHAVWTLSS; translated from the coding sequence ATGAAGCTCTCCGTTCCCGGGCGTGCCACCGGCGCCGTCGTCGTCGCGGCCGTCACGCTCCTCACCACCGGCGCGATAACCGGCGCGGCGCCCGCCCCCACCGCCGCGGCCGCCGCACCCGACATCCCCGTGGCCAACGTCAAGGCCCATCTCGCACAGCTGCAGTCCATCGCCACCGCCAACGGCGGCAACCGCGCACACGGCCGCGCCGGTTACAAGGCCTCCATCGACTACGTGAAGGCGAAGCTGGACGCGGCCGGATTCACCACGACCCTCCAGCAGTTCACGTCCTCCGGCCGCACCGGGTACAACCTGATCGCCGACTGGCCCGGCGGCGACACCAACCAGGTCGTCATGGCGGGCTCCCACCTCGACAGCGTGACCGCGGGGCCCGGCATCAACGACAACGGATCCGGGTCCGCCGCGATCCTGGAGACCGCGCTCGCCGTCTCCCGGGCCCAGTACCAGCCCACCAAGCACCTGCGCTTCGCCTGGTGGGGCGCGGAGGAGCTGGGGATGGTCGGTTCGAAGTACTACGTGAACAGTCTGTCCTCCGCGAACCGGGCGAAGATCAGCGACTATCTGAACTTCGACATGATCGGCTCGCCGAACCCCGGCTACTTCGTCTACGACGACGACCCCACGATCGAGAAGACCTTCAAGGACTACTTCGCGGGCGTCGGCATCGCCACGGAGCCCGAGACCGAGGGCGACGGCCGCTCGGACCATTCCCCCTTCAAGAACGTGGGCATACCGGTCGGCGGCCTCTTCAGCGGCGCCGACTACATCAAGACGGCCGCCCAGGCCGCCAAGTGGGGCGGCACCTCCGGCCAGGCCTTCGACCGCTGCTACCACGCCTCCTGCGACACGGCATCCAACATCGACGACACGGCGCTGAACCGGAACGCGGACGCGCTGGCGCACGCCGTGTGGACGCTGTCCTCCTAG